CTGGCCCGTTGACCGGGCCCGCCCGGCGGATCCGCAAGAGGCACTAAGGAGCACGCATGTCACTGCAAGGAAAGGTCGCCGTGGTCACCGGCGGCGCCCGGGGCATCGGTCAGGGGATCGCGAAGGTCCTGGCGGCCAAGGGCGCAGCCGTCGCGGTCTGGGACCTGAACCTCGAAGGCGCCGAGAAGACGGTCGCCACGATCCAGGAAGCGGGCGGCAAGGCGATCGCCGTGGGCGGCGACGCCTCCGACGCCGCCGCGGTGGCGGCCGCGGCCGCCCGCACCCGCGAGGAGCTCGGACCGGTCGCCATCCTCGTCAACAACGCCGGGACGACCGCCTACCAGCCCTTCACCGACATCACCGAGGACGCCTGGGACCGCATGATCGGCATCAACCTGAAGGGGCCGTTCCTGGTCACCAAGGAGCTGGTGCCGGACATGCTGGCGGCCGGCTGGGGCCGGATCGTCAACATCTCCTCCTCGTCGGCGCAGACCGGCGCGCCCGCCATGGCCCACTACGCGGCGTCCAAGGGCGGTGTCATCGGCCTGACCCGGGCGCTGGCGATCGAGTACATCGACAAGGGCATCACCGTCAACCACGTCCCGCCCGGGTTCATCGACACCCCGCTGGTCCGCCAGGGCCCCGTCGACGTGGAGGCGGTCGCCGCCACCATGCCGATGAAGCGGGCCGGCACCCCCGAGGACGTCGCGTACGCGGTGGCCTATCTGGCCTCCCCGGAGGCGAGCTACGTCACCGGTCAGACGCTCAGCGCGAACGGCGGGCGCTACCTGGTGTGAGTCCGGGCCGGAGCCCGGTCTTCTGGACGGAGCCCCGTCTATTGATTGTACCGACCGTTAGGTCTATATTTCCCGCACAGTCCGGACCCCGGGCACGCCGCAATGGAGCCGCGCATGAGGATCGACAACGACAACGGGGACCGCGGGACAGTCCCGGCCAGCGTCCTGGTGGTGGGCGCGTCAGCGTCCGGACTGACCACGGTGGAGGCGCTGCGGCGCACGGGGTACGCCGGAGCCGTCACGGTCCTCGGCGACGAGCCGCACCCTCCTTACGACCGGCCGCCGCTGTCCAAGCAGGTCCTCTCCGGCGCCTGGGAACCGGGC
This window of the Streptomyces sp. NBC_01275 genome carries:
- a CDS encoding SDR family NAD(P)-dependent oxidoreductase is translated as MSLQGKVAVVTGGARGIGQGIAKVLAAKGAAVAVWDLNLEGAEKTVATIQEAGGKAIAVGGDASDAAAVAAAAARTREELGPVAILVNNAGTTAYQPFTDITEDAWDRMIGINLKGPFLVTKELVPDMLAAGWGRIVNISSSSAQTGAPAMAHYAASKGGVIGLTRALAIEYIDKGITVNHVPPGFIDTPLVRQGPVDVEAVAATMPMKRAGTPEDVAYAVAYLASPEASYVTGQTLSANGGRYLV